The DNA window TTTAATTCATCTGTTAATATAAGGTATTTGAGTCTTTTATTTAAAACTTATTATCATATTCTATATAATTCTAGTTTTTTATATCACATCAATATGATAATTCGTCTAGTATAAGTAAATTGTTTTTTCCAAAACTATCCCATATGCTAAGAGCTACTAGTGAATTATTGTAATGCAAATACTGGTTACCTTCAAGTGCTATTATATTACTATCTGTAATTCTCCAAAGTTTTACATTTTCAAGATTTTTGATAGTATAACCACCAGTTTTCTTCTCTATTCTTAAATCAAATTGTGAAGAATTATCAAGACCTTGGCAGAAAGATTGCAGTTCCATTTTTGAAAATAAATTAAATAGATAATCAGCTTGAATACATATAGTATTTTCATCAATTTTTGTATTATCAAGTTTTGTTATAATTAATTCTTTAGTATTATTCGTATCATCATAAAAAATTCTATACAGACTTAACTCATTATTATTACAAAGTAAATACATATTTAAGTAATTTATTTTATCCTCTGAAAAATTTATGAAAAAATTTGAATATATGCTTATTTGGAAAGTATTATATTCAATATAATCAGCAATGTTAAATAAGAAATCATTCCAATTGTTATCTTGAATAATAGTTGAAAGATTTTCCGTTATTTTACTATAAGTAGTACTTTCTGATTTGTCGTAATACTTATAGTTAGATGAAGTATCAAATAATCTAAAACATACAACAGTGCTAATTAAACATATTATAATGATTATTATATAATATTTTTTAAATACCATTTTATTATCCCTATTCCTTATACTCAATTTCAGATAAAATACTAACTATAGTAAAATCTGAATCAAAAATTCCTTTATTTGGACATATTTTTATATAAATTATACCAATTATAAATAATTTTATCAACTCATTTTAAAATATGATTAAAGTCTTATGATCCTTTGAAGACAATGAGTAGACTTAATCGTATTTATATTTCCAAAAGTCAAAGGGAATTAGTTGAAAAATTAAAGCTTAAAGCTGTTATTCCTAAATAGGCAAAATTGATTTTGTGTTGTATAAACTTATATTATTAATAAGCTGTTTTATGGTAACAATATAATGTATTTTTAAATCAAATTACATATTGTTGTTATTTAGTAAGAGATACATTTAATATAAGCCAGTTCTTTGTAAGATTATCTAAAGAACTGGCTTAATAGTATTCATTTATTAATAGTTAATATATAATTATACTTATCAGCATGTTTTAATTCATCTGTTAATATTTCAAATACCATGTCTCTGTAGTACCTGCCAGGAAGACCAGCTCTGATGATTCGATATTTTTCCATAGCTGCTAATTCTCCAAATAATGCTTTTTTGACACCATCAATATAAGATTTAGGTTTCTCAAATTCTATATCTTCTGGTGTGCTAACTTCCTTACCGGTAAAATCCATATATATTTGTCTAAACATTTTATTATGTTTCTTTTCGTCATCTCGGATGGTTGAGATTATTTGTTTTTCTTCATTTGTTGGTGCAACAGAAATTAGATAGTCATAGAACAATTCATCTTCTTTTTCTCCCCTTACTGATTGTTCTACTAAAGAAAGCGCTTCATCTAATGATTTATATGAATAAGGATTACCATATCTCATAGGCATCATGTACGGCATATTATAAGGCATGTTATAAGCCATTATATTACCTCCTCTCCCTCTTATTTGTAACCAAAATACATTCATTCTATAATATGCGTTAGTATGAATGGAGGTACTTTGTACTAGGGAGCATTTGAGACGAGGAGTTAGCTAGAAAATTTAAAGCCGTCCTTTTCAGTATTTTATTAATTTAAAAAGTACTGATCGGACGGCTATATTTATTAATTTGATACTATATTAATCTATAATTTCAGTTTATTCTGGAATGACTTCGATATTTTCAATGTCTGGAGCAGTAATTTCAATATCTGCTCCGATATTTTTATAATTTACCTCCATTGACATATCAAAAGTTATTATTTCTTCTTCTTCTTCAAAATTACCATTAAAGTTTAAAGTTTCTTTTATAATTTGGTTCTGTTCATTTAAATAAAATTCTATTTCAAGATTAAGTTGAGCATCACCAAAAGGCATATCTGTTTCCATGTCTTGTCCCAAAAACTCTTCTGGGAATGTATCTTTAATAGCTTGATTATCTAAAGATAATATATACTTTGTAGCAGTTACGCCATCAATTTCTTCTGTACCAGCGTTTTCAATCGGTAATTTATTGTAGATATTTAAAAATTGTTCATTTATTTGTTTTAGTTCATCAGGTGTCATTTCAAGAGGGGTAGCACCTTGCATATCTTCAGGTGTAGCTTCTATCCATGTATCAAAGCCAGGTTCTTTTATATATAATTTATTGTCAATAGTAATCATTTCAAATGTTAAGTCAGAAAGTGTTAGTTCTGGTTGGCTGATTGACATGGTCAATTTCATTTGACTATCTGCTCCATTTATAGCTCCATTTCCAGTAACAGCAAAAGTCATTGTTTCTTCGGGAGTTGTTCCATTTAAATTCATTAAAGAGTTTATACTGAATTCTCCACGATATTCTTTACTGTTTGTCAGAGCTTCATAGAGATTAGGATGTTTTACTGGTTTTGAATTATCTTTGGCAAAGTCTAAGATGTTTTCTTTATCATTGATTACGCGATGGGTTACTACAGCAACCTGTTGTCGTTGAGCATTTCCATTAGGGGTAAAGGTAGTATCACTGGTTCCTTTCATTAATCCAGAAGCAAGAGAAAATTCTACAGCATCTTTTGCCCAAGATGAAATAACATCTTTATCGCTAAGCTCATTAATATAGGTGAATTCTTCATTTTCATTAATGATTTCATCTGATAGCCCAAGAGAACGTATAAACATAACTGTCATTTGTTCACGTGTACACTCCCCATTTTTTCCAAATAATTCTTCGGACATTCCTTTAACGATTCCATCTCTGTATGCTGTTTCTACATACTTATAAGCCCAATGCGTTTTAGGTACATCTTGAAAAGTTGGGGTATCAGGAACATTTGTTGTGTCTACTTCAAGAGCTCTTACAATCAATGTAATCATTTCAGCTCTGGTAACAGTGTTTTGTGGATTAAAATTACCATGCTCATCACCTGTAATAATATTTTTTTCAGCCAATGCTATAATAGCTTCTTTTGCATAATCAGAACTTGATTGAATGTCTTGAAGTGTAGCAGCATCAGCAATTCCTACATTGATTAAGGAGATACCTGTAATGATGATGATTGCAATAAGCTTTGAAAAATTTTTCCTTATTCTATTAAACATAATTATCCTCCTAGTATAGTATTATTTATTGTTAGTAATATAATAATATTATACAGATATTATGTAAACTAATCTACTGGTAAAGTTAAGCATAAATTGTTATAGATTTAAAAAAAGTGTCTTGCAACATTGTAATAAAGAAGAATTCTAAACTCTTGAGATGTATTATTTGTGGTTTGAGGCAAAACGTTTATAGAAAGGAAAAATAACATTATGTAAACTACATAGATAATTTATTTATTTTATCAGTAAACCACTTAACAACAACAGCAATTAAAACATAAATAGGAAAAGAATATATAAATCTCCATAGTAAAGGCATATAAATATTCATTTGTACCAATATTGGTTCAGCAACAAATGCAGAGAACGAAGCTAACAGTATATGAGCTATAAGAAAGGATTTCCACTTAGGAAAATATTGGTATATTAACATATACATAATAGGTAGGACAGTTAAGTCAATTGCATTTAATCGGTCCAATATTTGAAGTAATTGATATGGGTAAGCCCATAATAATGATGCTACA is part of the Abyssisolibacter fermentans genome and encodes:
- a CDS encoding ferritin-like domain-containing protein, whose translation is MAYNMPYNMPYMMPMRYGNPYSYKSLDEALSLVEQSVRGEKEDELFYDYLISVAPTNEEKQIISTIRDDEKKHNKMFRQIYMDFTGKEVSTPEDIEFEKPKSYIDGVKKALFGELAAMEKYRIIRAGLPGRYYRDMVFEILTDELKHADKYNYILTINK
- a CDS encoding S-layer homology domain-containing protein, whose product is MFNRIRKNFSKLIAIIIITGISLINVGIADAATLQDIQSSSDYAKEAIIALAEKNIITGDEHGNFNPQNTVTRAEMITLIVRALEVDTTNVPDTPTFQDVPKTHWAYKYVETAYRDGIVKGMSEELFGKNGECTREQMTVMFIRSLGLSDEIINENEEFTYINELSDKDVISSWAKDAVEFSLASGLMKGTSDTTFTPNGNAQRQQVAVVTHRVINDKENILDFAKDNSKPVKHPNLYEALTNSKEYRGEFSINSLMNLNGTTPEETMTFAVTGNGAINGADSQMKLTMSISQPELTLSDLTFEMITIDNKLYIKEPGFDTWIEATPEDMQGATPLEMTPDELKQINEQFLNIYNKLPIENAGTEEIDGVTATKYILSLDNQAIKDTFPEEFLGQDMETDMPFGDAQLNLEIEFYLNEQNQIIKETLNFNGNFEEEEEIITFDMSMEVNYKNIGADIEITAPDIENIEVIPE
- a CDS encoding CBO0543 family protein; this translates as MDVFKEIINLQKQLTNLEHQYWMDNVVFTFNWWVLLGIFIAPWLIWWKFVDKRRIREILLYGFIIMVLSSILDDFGVASLLWAYPYQLLQILDRLNAIDLTVLPIMYMLIYQYFPKWKSFLIAHILLASFSAFVAEPILVQMNIYMPLLWRFIYSFPIYVLIAVVVKWFTDKINKLSM